Proteins from a genomic interval of Pristis pectinata isolate sPriPec2 chromosome 9, sPriPec2.1.pri, whole genome shotgun sequence:
- the LOC127574513 gene encoding brain and acute leukemia cytoplasmic protein-like produces the protein MGCGGSRADTIEPRYYESWTRETESTWLTNTDTDAPLPVVSNVCNNANE, from the coding sequence atggGTTGTGGTGGAAGTCGGGCTGATACTATCGAGCCCAGGTACTACGAAAGCTGGACCAGAGAGACTGAGTCAACGTGGCTTACCAACACCGACACGGATGCGCCTTTGCCAGTCGTGTCCAACGTGTGCAACAACGCGAACGAA